In the Pogona vitticeps strain Pit_001003342236 chromosome 2, PviZW2.1, whole genome shotgun sequence genome, GCCCAAATGTCAAGacttcttccctttccctttccctttgctcttcTTCCCTTTCCCAGCCTCTTCCGCcgccttctttttctcttccttgagCTGCTTGTACCGCCACTGAGGCAGCTCTAGCGTGTTCTTGTTCTTGTCCTTGGAGCGCCGCGGCTTCTCCTTGGGCGCCGACTGGTGAGGTGACTTGGTCAGTTCAATTTTAGGGATTCCTGCGGGGAAGACGCTGTTGCGGCGCATACGCAGTGGAAGGGAGAGAAACTTCACGAGGGTGCTGGGCGGCTGGTATGGCACCAGAACCCGGGTCGGTGTCATGAGCTGGCTGTTGCAGGAGGAGGCACTGGCCATGGATTTGGCATCAGAATCCGGTGTATATTCATTGAGGATCTCTGGCACCGAGAGTCTCGGCTTGCCCACTTCCGGAGGGCTGTCAGGACAGACTGTTTGGCAAGCAGTGGTCACAAATGGACTGGCCAAGCAGGTGGTCATGCGCACCATGTGATCCATCACACCGTCTGGTTCTGGGTCATGTGGGAAATTGATGGTGAAGGTGGAGCAGATTTTGGTGGAGATGCGTTGGACTCTGGAGGCACCTAATGTTTGGGCCACCAGTTCAGGCAAAGCGGGCCATTCGGGCAAGTACTTGGTCGAGAACTGTTCAGCGCGCGGGCGCTCCAGGAGGGTCCGGATCCGGACGATGGTCTCAAAGCGCCCTGTCAGGGCTGCCCATTCTCGTGCGGTCTTTCCTTTTACTGGGTCCACAGCAGTCAGGTCAGCTCCTAAGAGAAACATCAAGTTATTCAAAGCCCAGCCTTGTATGCCATTCATTTGGTTTAAAAATAGCAGCCACAGATGTGACAGCCTGGTTCGCCCTTAATAAGCccaggttctttttttttaacctcatttTGAAATTTGCCCAATGGTGGTTGGGTTGACAGCAGCATTTTGGAAGGAcatcaaaacatggccaaagcaGCTGGCAGATTCTTAGGGTGAATCAGTTTGTGCTGTTTTAGGGAAGGGAGGATGGAGAGGAAGGGGCATTTGAGGGTAGCAAGATTTTATCTTCCCTTCATTTCaattttacagtttaaaaatcAGTGGCAATTCCGGTGTGCCACAATCAGCAGGAACTCAAAAGATTGCAGCACCTACATGCTGTGGTGGGTAATGTGCTCAAGTTCCAGGTTCAAGTCCCCAGTAAGCCCTGAAAATTTTTTGGACAACATTGGGTCAGTCATGCTCTCTCTATCACACAAACATAAACTCTGCCTGACCtaccattgcttttttaaaagggctGTCTTTAACGGATTGGTGGTTGTTTTGAAGCTGAGAAGTCGAGAGCCATTGCCACCACCTTGCACTTACTGCACAAAAGATGGGGAAGAAGTGTAACAGAGAGAACTCTAGACAGGGACTTCCAGAGCTCTAAATGGTACAGCAGCTTCaagttgttaaaaaaaagtaagaaggGACAGAGGAAAGAGAGCTGCCTGTCACATAGGCATTACTAAGACATGAAGGAGAGCATATCCACAGAAGGGTGAACCCGAACTCCTCCCTGCccaacccgccccccccccgtgtccacCCACACCCATGAGTTACAACTGTTCTGGTTATAAATGATGAGTACTTGCGTTCAGGTTTGAGAGGCAAAGGAAACTGAGCATGGTGAGGTTTGAGTCACAGAGCCATGGCTACCTCCATTGTTTCAGTTTTGcagcccatctagtcaattcctAATGGGTTCAGAATCCTGGAAGGTGGCACTTTCTTCATTATACTGGCCCATAGGCGAGGGAATGATGTCACAGAGCAACCATCCCTGCTCTGGGGCTCTGCAgctgagttgattttttttaaatcctaccCAACAGGGCTGTTGACCATGTTGCTGGAAGCTGTCAGCAGTCACCCCTGGAGACAGCTGAGTTTTGATGGCTGGAACGCAGCAGCTCCTTAAGCCTTCCTAATGTGGTGTCAGCAGAAGGATTCCCTCTGTGCTGATAATCACTTTTGTGCAACATGTGATTTTCACGTGGCAAAGAAGAGCTTAAAGTCTACCCAGAAGTGGTCTTGATCCTGATCAGCTCTCCCACTCCACTCAATATGCACTTCCATATTTAGTGTCATGTGTAATTTGGCCTGTTGGTTTCTTCTGGTTGACAGTGTAGCAGCTGCTGGATGTGGTGGTGATGATAGAGAGACTTAAGGACTGTTCTGCTCCAAAGTTGCCAGCAGATGTCagtagaaacaaataaaaaaacatgtactgtatggaGTTAAATAAAGACAGGGAACCTTGATTCCTGTTGTTAGCTTTGTTGTCAGATATTTGAGTCCAGGGATTCAGTCCAAACAGTACTAGGACTTGTCAGGTGTTGTGACAAACAATGTGAGTTATGCAATGTTGACAAAAAACGAAGGAAGAACCCTTTGATCATCTTGGGATCGTCTCTAAACTCAGGTATGGATGAGTCCTTGCTTTGTATTTCAGTGAATGCAGGCATGGTTTTTGGGCTCACCACAGGTTCTGTGAGTTCTCAAGCAGCAGTTTGTCTGTGTAGCCCCATTCTTTCTCCCCATTAGTTATAACACCACATTCCCCCATTGTGGCTGCTCTAGAAGGAAGAGTTTTGTTATGATCAGATTCTTTTGATCTACTCTTAGCACCCTTTATGTAGATGGGTTTGGAGAAGTGTCCCAATAATTGCTTCTTCACTTCCTCTCCAGTACTGCTTCCATGACAAATACGAAATCACCCTAGACACCCTCAAACAACAATTGTTTCTGATGGGAGATATGCTTAAGAAGCAGTGGGATGTAAAGTCCTCATCCTTTAGGCCTTGCTGGTTCCTGGGAGTATGGAATAGGTCCACACATCTACCTCTGGTGCTGTTCCTCACTCTGGAGAATGGGAGACTTGTCTTGAACATGTGCCTGAGAGCATGCCTGCATCTCCCACTCAAAGGAGCAGGAGAAAGTCATACACTGCTACTTCTGGGGCCTGTCTCCCATTTTGCCGTAGCTAGGAGCACCAGGAGAAGATGAAGCACAGCTTTCTTAATGCCTTGGTTTCTTTGGTGGTTCTGCTCTTAGTAGGAAATAGGTCACCTCAGCATCTCTTGACATTGATGGGCtccatttgggggaaaaaactgattcTTCACAGTTGCTCTACCATTCCCCCTGCTGGCTCCAGACCTACctagattatttatttgtttgcttcccatatatcctgccttttcaaGATAGCATACCTGGCACTCCTTCCCCCTGCTTTATCCTCAAAACGTCCCAGAATGACAGAGTTGTAGACTTGAAAAGGAACTTAAGGCGCCTCTTCACCAAGTCCTCACTGATGCTAGAAAACCACTGCTGGAGCAACCCTCACaagtggccatccaacctctgtttaaaaacctccaaaaaaggagaagccaCCACTCATTTGAGGCAGATTGTTTGCTAtaaagaagttcttcctaataatCAATTGAAATGCCCTTTGAATCCCGTTGGTTCTGGTCCTTTCCTCTGGAGTAGCAGTAGATATGCTTGCTCCATCATTGATGTGACAGCTCTTCAGCTAGATGAAGGTGACTATCGTATGACATCCCAATGTTCTCCAAGCTGAACATACCCACCCCCCTCCTTCACTTGTTCCTCGTACAGTTTGGTTTCCTGCCCCTTTATTGTTTTTGCCATTCTTCTCTGGACGCATTTCGTATCTCCTAAGCTACCTCAGGCTGAAAGAGCATGATGGGGCCAAGATAGCCCAGGCAATTTCATGGCAGAATGAGACCTTAAATCTGGATCTCCTCGTCCAAAACTATAACCGGTTCGGCTAGTAACATCAACACCTGATTTGCCTTTGGAAGAGTTAGCAGGAGACATTCTAAACATGATTAAATCCTGAACTGGCAAAAGCAGAACAGTATACCTGCCAGAAGCAAGGCTGTGACACAGTCGTTTCTTCCTTGTACTGCTGCCTTCATGAGCGCAGTCAGACCCCTGAAGTCTCTCATTTCGAGCTCTAATCCTGGGTAGTAGTTCAGAAGATAGTTCACAATAGTGATGTGCCCTTCGCGGCAAGAGAAAGAAGTGAAAACAGCATTAGGATCACAGCGCTTTCTTCAAATATAGGCATGTGCCCCAACAGCCTAGTAAAAGTCTACATATGGTGGATTATAACCCCCATTATTCCACTGCTTGGTAGGGTGCTATAGTATACCGATTCCTCCTTCCCTTTGAAGCTTCCATTATCACCTCTCCTACGATTCTGAAAGGGCCTTCACCCTGCTTGATAAGATTTCATAGGTATGTGGAATGCATGAGGGAGGAATGTCACAGTcttgaattgaattttttttttctgccaaaatTTTGGGTATAGCTCTTCGGAAATCTATCAAATCACAGTGCATGCAACCAAATTATAGAGCATTAAACCGAGTAAGCCCTTTTGAACATCACTAATTCATGAGGTTGCCATAAGTTTCAAGTAGCTTAATGACACATGATAACAGGAAACAGATACgtaaatagaaaggaaaaaaaagtgtgaaCTATAACATATCTGAAGGTTGGGAATGCCAAAAAAAACCTGAATTCATTGATGCATCTAATATATTGAGTTCAGTATGTTATCAGATTTGGTCTTTGCTGTGACAATACAGTGTGGTTCAGATTCTGActgaaacaataacaaaaaggaactggtacatccaccaAGGCAAGAAGAGACTCTGATCCCAAGATGTAAAAGTTATACTGTGCactttattccaaattaaaagccTGTTTTGGCTTAGCCTCAacagccttcttcaagggcatGAATATTGCACTTTTGTTAGCTATACAGTATTTAGAGAGACTTTTTGTTTATTAGGCCTGTGTCCAATTCCTTTTGAATGAGTGATACTAGCTGAAAGGATCTGATGTGTCACTTAAAATACTTGCATAAGTATACCTACGGTATATGACTTTTGCTACTAACCCAGTTCTGGATTTTAGAGATCTCTTTCCTAATCTGGGCtactcattggccaaaatccagttgcttagcatagtaaatcgcactagagtactcccactgaaccagtggggatttgatgagtttgCAAATTTTatggattcaaatggacctacacTATTAGAAGTGTAGTTGcactagctgcaacttactatactaaaataAGCCACAGAGAAAACCCGTTTGAATCAATAGagcttatggaagagttgactcaaaatctccattgattcaatgggtccacaCCAATAAGATTTTGACCACTGATTGTTTGATGCCTGGGGCAGACCAGCAAGAGGTATCCCTTCCTACTCACGCCAATATTTACATTGCCCAAAGCCTGCAAAGTTATTTTGGTACAGGGggcaaccttccccccccccaacatacctCACAAGCATCTCTCCCCATCCTTGGCAGTAAAACTTCAACAATAAGCTGCTCCAAATGGGGCATTTTTTCCTCTCCACTTTATAGAGTTTAGGGCTACTTGGGAGCAAAGgagcagctgaggggcacatagtgtgatctctttgtttggtgaaacaaccagGGGCCACCTTGGGATCCTGACACccaccttctcttctcttctaaagaaattattctatgatttatgACCCTTTGTATGGGAAATATTGCTACTCTAGCATTCCATTTTTGACAGGAACCTCTGATGGTGTCTAACTGTGTATAACTGATACACACATTCACTGTTGCTGTACTTCAGATAAAAAACCAGGTAAGGCTGCCCTTGGGTAGGGAATGCTGCTAATTCAAACACCTCACTTTTCTTCTGTCTCCATTTTTAATGGATCTGGGATGAACAGGCCAGAAGAGAGGACAGAAAGTTTCCATTCATTGAGAAGCCAAACCATCTGCCCTTATTGCTGTGAGAAAAGAATCTCTAAGGCTGCGGCTCACTAAGAATGGTTTCAGCTGACGAGAACGGAGGGAgagagaagttacttttaaagaagtTACTCTCTGCTTTAAGAAGGTTCAAGGCAGTTCAACGCCTGAATGGAGCATCCCTTGAAGAGCCTACAAAGGGAATGATGGATATAAAACTGAGAGTGAAGTTACTTAGTTTAGCTTTAGCctagtacagtactgtgtttcccccaaaataagacagggtctcatattaattttttgctgcagaaatgcattagggcttattttcagggggtgttttcttttacagttgtgtcatcttttggttgctgcacaatgctgcacaatggtggagggtggtgtttcacttaactggggcttattttgggggtagggcttatattacgagcatcctgaaaaatcatactagggcttattttcaggttagggcttattttcagggaaacagggtatctctTTAAAAACTGCAATGTGTTATATATGTTATCTGCTCCTCACCAGTAGCCAAAAAGTAGCTGTATGACACATTTACACTTCATATTCTGTGTGTGTgcttaaagatacagtggtgcctcacttaacaattgcttcgtacaacgaaaaattcacttaacgttggctttttcagagcgattttgtgcttcacttaatgattttccctatgggcgattttcgctcaatgattttgggaccatgcttcacttaacgatgacagttttaggtccccttgtttcacttaacgttttttttacagccccgtttttgttatttttaaaatattctaaaatgtttaaaaatgtttaaaatgcttggaatcgttagtgcacctaataaaaccttcgttaacttaatttggctttgttctgagtctttttgaattttttgtgaatttttttccccattgaaataggcttcaatgcatttcaatgggtttcgctttacgttttttcctatggggattttcgcttgaggatggtaatccgttccaattggaacagattatccggttttcaatgcatctttatgggaaatggtgtttcgcttaacgatgttttcacatagcaatgttttttttgaaaccaattaaaatcattaagcgaggcaccactgtatttatctagAAAATgtatgaagagaaaggttttggaACTCAACCTTCTGATATTTGGGCATTGCCAAAAGAGGACCAAAATTTGTATATATTTACATAGAATGTTGTGCTAATTTATGTTTCAGAAATTAATTCAGACATAATTACCGGGACTGAAATAGATTCTGGTGGCCTGTGTGCCTGTAGCGTTTGCTGTCTTAAGTGCTAGCTCTCTGCGGTCACTTCTTACAATTCTTTACATTTGTAATTTACTCTTGGGAAAGATACTTGGACAATACAGTTAAATAGAGGATGCCTTCAAACAGAGTATATTTTTGTGGTAAAGTAGGCCACCTTATGTGATTTTCTTCTACATTTCTACCACTTCTCTGCATCTCATATTATTCCTGCAATTCCAATGATTTGAAATAATAAGCAGAGATTATTCAAGTCATCTTAAACCTTGGCGATATTGGCATAAATGTAACCAATAAGCTTACCTTCTAAATTAACTAAAGGGTCTTCCAGATACAGCATTTATTTTGCCTTAGTGACCAGCCTGTGTTCTGATCTTATCAGAAATGTTCCTGAATCCAAACAACATTGTTCTCGTATTGCTTTGTACTCCCTCTCTTTAGTTCTTGCACTTCTTTGTCCCTCCCCAAATCAAGgtgtagggatttttttttgtacatAATTTGGCATAGTGGCACCTTCCAAGCATTAGTGCTACGATACTAGTCAACAAGCGTCAGAAGCACATATCAACTGTGATCAACAACAGTGGAAGTGTCCTGGATACAGGCAAGTGGGAAGTTGCTGGGAGCACATGAGTTCAAGCTGCAAGAATAGCGCCAGAAACACTTTAACACTAAACAGTTAACAGGACACGAGTTCTGATAAATCCCGTGACCTTCTGTCACCAAGTAATAAAGAAGAAGGTGAAACAACATGCCATTTGGAAGAGCTCTAATTTGCAGGACTGGAATGTATTGATCGGGAGGTTTCAGAAGAATCATAGCGAATGGTGATACATATATTAAGAGTCTTTTGGAGTAGCTAAACTCCATTTATGTCACTGTCATCTTTTAGAACATAAAGATTTATCTAGTCTTACCTCTAGATGAATGGATATTCTTCATTCTTATAATCTGTACCACTAAGTTCTACAGGTCACTTGCACACCCCAATGACAAGTCATTATTTCATTTGGCACTTTTAAATTCTTGTCAGATGTCAAGTTTCATTTGAATCTTCCAAGTACTCCTGAAAACCCCCACTGCCCATTGAtggaaagcaaaatatttccTACCTGCCTGAGCTGCTATCATGAGTGCTGTGTTTCCATCATTATCTTGATGATTGACATCTAGGTAGGGGCATTTGCTGAGAACGGTGACAATGTCTACAAAGCCCTTGAAACATGCCACCAACAGACCATTCTGcataggaaaaagaaacagatttaaGATTTAGCCACTTGGGCAAGTGATAGTCTTTCCCCATAAATTGGCTTATTACTACCCATCCACTCCTTCATGTAGTCTAGTCCTATACTGTAGTCCTGTATGTTGCACAAAGGAACATACTAGTAGGGTCAGCCCATGACTTTTTGGTTGTCTAAGATGAAGGGATGAAACTTTCAGCACtaactccaccaccacccccccagtCTATTTACAGAAGCTGGTAGTGCTGGTAAATGAACTTCACCTTTACATTGGTGGCATAATAGCATCCTCCACCCTTTCTGAGTTTAGGGGGCCCACGACAGGTTGTATGATAGACACTCTATCTTCTTAATAGCATGGCTGGCCCTAAATGCCAGTATAATGATATTATATTGCTGTCCAAGGATAGGAAACAAGTCAAAATTACATGGCTATGATTAAGAAccaggtggctggatagctcagtggttaaagtatctgactgcagagccagagcttgGGGGTTCAATTCCACACGGTGTCTCCTGTGGGTAGAggcagtctgtgtagccttgagcaagcttcacagtcccagggagcccccagaagaagggaatagtaaatacgttctgagtactgtctacctagaaaactcttgaAAGAATCTCTTTCCATAAGTTGAAACTGACTAGGTGGCACACTATATGTGCATGTAAAATATGTAGGGTTTTACCTGGAAGGCAGCTCTGTGTCCTGTTATAAGGCAACAGTTCCTCATCAAAGCTAATATTTGGACTAGAATAGCTCTGTTTTGGGTCTAAACTATATGTTGGAGCTAATGGTCATTAGAGATGAAATCATGTTAGTGTTTTACATATTGCTTCCCTGTACAAGAAACCACTTGGAAAGGAAGAACATGTTTATGATTTGAAGAccaataaaaacaagcaaacaaagaagcaaacaaacaagccagcTAATTTGCAAATCAGGTGAGATAAGAAAAGTTTCTGCTGTGGCCATCACACAGCCAGCTCTTAAGGaattcaatgtattctcaaaggctttcacggccaggatctgatggttgctgtgggtttttcaggttctttggccatgttctcaaggaagaacacggccaaagaacaacacggtcaagaagaacaaccttcagaacacggccaaagaatccgaaaaacccacaacaaccatcttaagGAATTCCTTTTTTCTACTGATGGTTGCCTGTAACTTATGGTTAGGACCTCAGTGTCTTCTGAACTGATGGAATATTTAGCACAGAATAGTAAAGGGAGCCCTGTAGGTAAGGCAGAAGTGAAGTGCCAAAAGCTGGAAGTTGACAGGAAGCTCAAATGTAAACTGGCCACCACTAATGGATTGGTGTGTAATGTTTTGGGGGGAACAGGAATTTAGGTTCTAGCCCTGGGAGAAGGTATCTCAGTTGTGAGTGGGAAAGAGGAGGAACAGCAGCATTCAGGAGAGAAGGGCTAGGAAGAACATCCCCTTTCTCTCATGTATTAAGCTGAGCTATTGCTAGAATCAAGGAGACGGACTGGAGCATGGACCAGTGGCTTTCTTCATATTACTGACTGGTTCACTCATGCTCCCAGATTTTCTTTATCTTGCCATCCATCCCTTTGGGTGGAATCCAGCCATAACTCCCCCAAGGAAGTTGATCTAGTTAGCCACCAATATACCAAACCAATTCAGTGATGATGGTGCAGCCTCTATGAGCACTGCTACTGTTATTGAATCCATTTCTGTACTGATTTCCATATCTATCGTGATGTTGAACATGCTGGGTAGCTAGGATGATTTACCATTTCAGTCTATTACAGACAACTATAAAAGAGGTAGTTTCTTGGACTTGAAAAGCGCAATTGGTCTGTACCTCTGTTCTAACTGGTGGCTGTATCCCATCTgagccggctggatagctcagtgagatgaaGCAGCTGGGAACCAGGGCTGGGGAGTTTTTccaccactgtgcctccctaaAGAGAAGCCAAGCTGTGTGACTTGTGTGACAcagcacccctagaagaagggaatggtagaccacttctggaTTCTCTATAGCTAGAAAATCCTGGATAGCATCCCCATTAGTTAGAAAGGATTTTaaggcatgcaattattattgttatatccCAAGGCCATTTCATCACTAGCTCTTGTATGAAAAATCAGGAGGTCCAATTACCCGTCCATTGATGTCCAGTTCCATGACTTCCTCCCTCGTCACCCCACTTTCAAGTTTCTCCTTTACTAGCCTCGCATCGTTCTTGATACAGCACCGGTAGAAAGTGAGCTCCAAGCCGTCGTTACTGGCAGACGGAGCATGCTCATAAACTGGATAGACAGAGTCATCAGAGAGGATGCTGCTGGTGTCTGACTCCTCCCTTTCATTCTCACTCTCTTCATTTTCATCCTCGTCCTCATAATGTAGCTCCGGATCTGACTCGTCTAGGGAGGGTGACGCACTTCGGTCCCCTTCCTTGCTGGCATCGGTCATCCAGCCCGTTCACAGCAAGCCACGTCGGCTGTTCTTTTGGCTGCCCATGATCTTTTCAGTGGCAAATGGCTTTTACTTTGTGCTCTAAGAAGCTCTCAGCTCCAGGCTGGGCATCtgcaaaacaaagaagaagactTGACTGCGGCCAACCATGAACCACTACAGAAAACAACTACTTCCCCTCCGCCTACCTCAATATGTGTGCGCGCATGCGTGTTACCTGCCATCAACCAAATTATAGTGATCATAAGGGGGGTTTCAATGTGACCTATGAACTGCTGGGGAGCTCACTGGTTTCAATCTCTtgttgcagagccaaaggttgggagttcaattcctcacggtgcctccttgacagggcttgGACTTCTatagagttccttccagctctgcagttctaagattattattattattatttttggagtGATATTGTCAGTTCCCCCatcatgagtttccatgggtgagcagggatttgaatccaggtccaTTTCTTTATCCACTGTACCACAATGGGTGCTATCTTGGTATGATTTTCTTCGAAATATTTTTTATGGATTTGAGAAGCTGTTATTAATATTTGTTAGTTGTTCCAGGACTAGGTAATCTGCTCAGTATCTGCTGAAGTCGTGGTACAGAAGTTGCATGAAAGCTTACTGTGAGCTTGTTAATGAAGAGACAGAAATAGCTTACAATTGTCTCTGAAGGACATGTTAAACGACATTACTGATTTCTTTCAGCTTTTGCTATAGACATGAGAATAGGATATAGGGTAAAGGAACTATAGAGGATATTTTAGGCAGACGTGGGTGATGGTGAGGACCACAAGGGCCTTGGTTCTTTTGACGTGCACCCTGTTCCAGCTTTTCATGGATGGTCTTGGTTCTGATACTCAAACTAGTCATTAACTCTATCTTAGGACTGACCCTTCTGTGCTGTATTTGAGCAATTTACATcggccctttgccttttgtagcAGCTGCTGTGGAAATATTCTGTTGTGAAGCTTGTCCTCAGTCTTGCCCAGACTTATACTTACATTTCAAGTTCGAGTGCTGCTACGTTTTCTGCCTACTGTCTGATACCTCTAGTGCTAATAAACACTGGTGTCAGGGCCAAAATAAGGCATTTTGTTACTTGCGACAAAGCAATGGATGTGCTTGTACACCAGCCAAAGCCGAGGTAAGTTGCATCTAAAGCCAGCTGTGTTCTTTCCTGGAAGCATTTCTCACCTTCCCTGGCAGTAAAAACCCAATAAGGATAAATTCAGTTACTAACTATTTGTTGCCCTTTCACTGAAATGTTGATCCATGAGGTAACAACCTCACTTTACCTAATAGTAAAGCCAGCCCTGACTGCTGTGGTATTGGAATTAGACCTGAATCTTCACCAGGAAGACAACAACCTTGTTGCAGGAGACAGGGCTATGGGACAGATGTCTGAACAACAAGCAAATCTCCCTGATCCAAGAGGAGAAAGTGTGTTAGTTGTTCCAATGTTTACCTACA is a window encoding:
- the ANKRD33 gene encoding photoreceptor ankyrin repeat protein, with the protein product MTDASKEGDRSASPSLDESDPELHYEDEDENEESENEREESDTSSILSDDSVYPVYEHAPSASNDGLELTFYRCCIKNDARLVKEKLESGVTREEVMELDINGRNGLLVACFKGFVDIVTVLSKCPYLDVNHQDNDGNTALMIAAQAGHITIVNYLLNYYPGLELEMRDFRGLTALMKAAVQGRNDCVTALLLAGADLTAVDPVKGKTAREWAALTGRFETIVRIRTLLERPRAEQFSTKYLPEWPALPELVAQTLGASRVQRISTKICSTFTINFPHDPEPDGVMDHMVRMTTCLASPFVTTACQTVCPDSPPEVGKPRLSVPEILNEYTPDSDAKSMASASSCNSQLMTPTRVLVPYQPPSTLVKFLSLPLRMRRNSVFPAGIPKIELTKSPHQSAPKEKPRRSKDKNKNTLELPQWRYKQLKEEKKKAAEEAGKGKKSKGKGKGKKS